The Herpetosiphonaceae bacterium genome includes a window with the following:
- a CDS encoding MBL fold metallo-hydrolase yields the protein MRLETVQFNDHIAYIDNGLLDAAGVGSTYLVRGDELAIVETGTSRCAPNVLDGLRRLGVDPGDVRHMVLTHVHIDHAGGTGTLLHAMPEARVYIHSKTAQYLSDPSKLLASAERALGELFPLHGLLEPVPAERIVHADHLRLDLGRGVVLRAISTPGHSPDHLAYFDESSRCLFTGDSLGIVVRASDYAGPVTPPPAFKLADQRATFERLLALEIDTLLFSHYGPSAQPPRDTIEMLRERFERLVALVHTAWEAGHVDHEAIIRTMIGRPPSDSHTQWLMEGWVEMSINGLTLFFERQAAKAREADKGHAG from the coding sequence ATGCGACTTGAGACAGTTCAGTTCAACGATCATATCGCCTACATCGACAACGGCCTGCTCGACGCGGCTGGCGTCGGCTCGACCTATCTCGTGCGCGGCGATGAGCTGGCGATCGTCGAGACGGGCACGTCGCGCTGCGCGCCCAATGTGCTGGATGGCCTGCGTCGTCTCGGCGTCGATCCCGGTGACGTGCGGCATATGGTGCTGACGCATGTCCACATCGATCACGCGGGCGGTACCGGTACGCTGCTGCACGCGATGCCGGAGGCCCGCGTGTATATCCACAGCAAGACCGCGCAGTATCTCTCCGATCCATCCAAGCTGCTCGCCAGCGCCGAGCGCGCGCTGGGCGAGCTGTTTCCGCTGCACGGGCTGCTGGAGCCGGTTCCGGCGGAGCGCATCGTCCACGCCGACCATCTGCGGCTCGATCTTGGGCGCGGCGTTGTCTTGCGGGCGATCTCCACGCCCGGCCACTCGCCGGATCATCTGGCCTACTTCGACGAGAGCAGCCGCTGCCTCTTCACCGGCGACTCGCTGGGCATTGTTGTGCGGGCCAGCGATTACGCCGGGCCGGTGACGCCGCCGCCCGCCTTCAAGCTCGCCGATCAGCGCGCGACCTTCGAGCGGCTGCTCGCTCTGGAGATCGACACGCTGCTCTTCTCGCACTACGGGCCGAGCGCGCAGCCGCCCCGCGATACGATCGAGATGCTGCGCGAGCGCTTCGAGCGGCTGGTAGCGCTGGTCCACACCGCGTGGGAGGCAGGCCATGTCGATCACGAGGCGATTATCCGCACGATGATCGGCAGGCCGCCGAGCGATAGCCATACGCAGTGGCTGATGGAAGGCTGGGTCGAGATGAGTATCAACGGCCTGACGCTCTTCTTCGAGCGGCAGGCGGCAAAGGCGCGTGAGGCGGATAAAGGGCACGCGGGGTAG
- the wrbA gene encoding NAD(P)H:quinone oxidoreductase — protein sequence MAVKVAVIYYSATGTTYQLARAVADGAEAAGAEVRFRKVKELAPEAAIASNEGWSAHRKQTQDVPEAKLDDLEWADAIIFGSPTRYGLPAAQLKQFIDTTGPLWAQGKLADKIGSSFTSIATAHGGHETTITAINNTFYHWGAIIVGPGYVDPIQFQSGNPYGVSFTSNNGELSPDDTALAAARFQGRRVAEITARFLGVNSQESKA from the coding sequence ATGGCGGTCAAAGTCGCGGTCATTTACTACAGTGCAACCGGCACAACATACCAGCTTGCGCGTGCGGTTGCGGACGGCGCTGAGGCGGCAGGCGCGGAGGTGCGTTTCCGCAAGGTGAAAGAGCTTGCGCCGGAAGCGGCTATTGCCTCGAACGAAGGCTGGTCGGCGCATCGCAAGCAGACGCAGGACGTACCTGAGGCCAAGCTCGACGATCTGGAATGGGCCGACGCGATCATCTTCGGCAGCCCGACGCGCTACGGCTTGCCCGCCGCGCAGCTCAAGCAGTTCATCGACACCACGGGGCCGCTCTGGGCGCAGGGCAAGCTCGCCGACAAGATCGGCTCGTCGTTCACCAGCATCGCCACGGCGCATGGCGGCCACGAAACCACGATCACCGCGATCAACAACACCTTCTACCACTGGGGCGCGATCATCGTCGGGCCGGGCTATGTCGATCCGATCCAGTTCCAGTCGGGCAATCCCTACGGCGTCTCATTTACCAGCAACAACGGCGAGCTTTCCCCCGACGACACTGCGCTGGCGGCGGCACGCTTCCAGGGCAGGCGCGTAGCGGAGATCACCGCGCGCTTCCTCGGAGTTAACAGCCAGGAGTCGAAAGCCTAA
- a CDS encoding TOMM precursor leader peptide-binding protein, whose product MNTYHAAYYELVPGIDAVPLDDGNLLFRSDTLAIRIEGGFARVLLERVLPLLDGQRSFEQLAAQLPDLPVNELRQRLDDLTQAQILRRAEQPRHASADSQALAPLLALLGTMGIAAPTAMHLLQQLHIAIIGLEAHGAQLAAILSQCGIGRLTLIDPYPCQPGNLALMPLIGPDALGLPRQQALQAALHTQGVTTEIVIGGERELTRERIAALASVNHLLVGCFDKGFASTNHWINRASLAQGVSALYAELRGHTALIGPLVLPGQTACYMCYRMRSIACEEDFTAAMTYEEFLDRHKQPTLHERGVLPTLPSYVGSLLAMEILKQTLGLSQPTLANSVLEFNALSFQTTIHPVLQKPDCPVCGEKKNWVRAHPLIEQQRRDAAEAVDLLAVADRLISRRTGIIRNVVPITQDASEPARPYVIGAELANHRFLAHEPKEQRFCSGKGMTRDAARIGMLGEAVERYSGACWDYSEIVYGRRRDRDGPSLDPRDLVLYHADQYAHLPYRPYTGQNILGWTRGYSLVTNKQIWVPALAVYLNYEMRMPNEMLCPITSNGLAAGATLADAILAAACEVLERDAFMIAWLNRLPCQRIDPRTHPDEDLRALCEAYRRRGVELRIYRLPTDHPCHVFASVALQHSDADGPAVVVGLGADLSASRAARKAMLEIGQVRPSLRKRMRQPAARQRMAELVADPRRVTTLDDHDLLYASPQAIGALHFMLDRPVEPFDWASSPAAPPIDKLERLVDHCRAQDWDLIYVNLTPPDMQRLGLHAVRAILPGFQPIHFGWKEPRLGGERLYDLPYRLGLTSARVTIDQLNDDPHPLA is encoded by the coding sequence ATGAATACATACCACGCAGCCTACTACGAGCTTGTTCCCGGCATCGATGCGGTGCCGCTCGACGACGGCAACCTGCTGTTTCGCTCCGACACGCTTGCGATCCGCATCGAAGGCGGGTTTGCGCGCGTGCTCCTTGAGCGCGTGCTGCCGCTGCTGGATGGACAGCGCAGCTTCGAGCAGCTAGCAGCGCAACTGCCCGATCTGCCGGTCAACGAACTCCGCCAGCGCCTCGACGACCTGACCCAGGCCCAAATTTTGCGCCGCGCGGAGCAGCCGCGCCATGCGAGCGCCGACTCCCAAGCGCTGGCTCCGTTGCTCGCGCTGCTGGGCACCATGGGTATCGCGGCTCCTACGGCCATGCACCTGCTGCAACAGCTCCACATCGCGATCATCGGACTTGAGGCGCACGGCGCGCAGCTTGCCGCGATCCTGTCGCAGTGCGGCATCGGCAGGCTCACGCTGATCGATCCTTACCCATGCCAGCCAGGCAACCTGGCGCTGATGCCGCTGATTGGGCCGGACGCGCTTGGCCTGCCCCGGCAGCAGGCACTTCAGGCGGCGCTCCACACCCAGGGCGTGACCACCGAGATCGTCATCGGCGGCGAGCGTGAGCTGACACGCGAGCGAATCGCGGCGCTCGCATCGGTCAATCATCTGCTTGTCGGCTGCTTCGACAAAGGCTTTGCGTCGACCAACCACTGGATCAATCGCGCCAGCCTGGCGCAGGGCGTGTCCGCGCTCTACGCCGAGCTGCGCGGACACACCGCGCTGATCGGGCCGCTGGTGCTGCCGGGACAGACCGCGTGCTACATGTGCTATCGCATGCGCAGCATCGCCTGTGAGGAAGACTTCACCGCCGCGATGACCTATGAGGAGTTTTTGGATCGACACAAGCAGCCGACGCTCCACGAGCGAGGCGTGCTGCCGACGCTACCCTCCTACGTCGGCAGCCTGCTGGCGATGGAAATCTTGAAGCAGACGCTCGGCCTGAGCCAGCCCACGCTGGCGAATAGCGTACTGGAATTCAACGCGCTCTCGTTCCAGACGACAATCCATCCCGTGCTGCAAAAGCCGGACTGTCCGGTCTGTGGCGAAAAAAAAAACTGGGTCAGAGCGCATCCGCTGATTGAGCAGCAGCGCCGCGATGCGGCGGAGGCGGTCGATCTGCTGGCCGTCGCCGATCGACTGATCAGCCGCCGCACGGGCATTATCCGCAATGTCGTGCCGATCACACAGGATGCCAGCGAGCCTGCGCGGCCCTATGTGATCGGCGCGGAGCTGGCGAATCATCGCTTTCTGGCGCACGAGCCCAAAGAGCAGCGCTTCTGCTCCGGCAAGGGCATGACGCGCGACGCGGCGCGGATCGGCATGCTGGGCGAGGCGGTCGAGCGCTATTCGGGCGCGTGCTGGGATTACAGCGAGATCGTCTATGGTCGTCGTCGCGACCGGGATGGGCCATCGCTCGATCCGCGTGATCTTGTGTTGTACCACGCCGATCAGTACGCGCACCTGCCCTACCGCCCGTACACCGGCCAGAATATCCTGGGCTGGACTCGCGGGTACTCGCTCGTAACGAACAAGCAGATCTGGGTGCCCGCACTGGCGGTCTATCTCAACTACGAGATGCGCATGCCGAACGAGATGCTCTGCCCGATCACCTCGAACGGGCTGGCGGCTGGCGCGACGCTCGCCGACGCGATCCTGGCGGCGGCCTGCGAGGTGCTGGAGCGCGATGCGTTTATGATCGCCTGGCTCAATCGTCTGCCCTGCCAGCGCATCGATCCACGGACGCATCCCGATGAGGATCTGCGCGCGCTCTGCGAGGCCTACCGGCGGCGCGGCGTCGAGCTGCGGATCTATCGTCTGCCGACCGATCATCCCTGCCATGTGTTCGCGTCGGTGGCGTTGCAGCACAGCGACGCCGACGGACCGGCGGTGGTCGTCGGGCTGGGCGCCGACCTGAGCGCGAGCCGCGCGGCGCGCAAAGCGATGCTGGAGATCGGGCAGGTGCGGCCAAGCCTGCGCAAGCGCATGCGCCAGCCTGCGGCCCGCCAGCGGATGGCGGAGCTGGTGGCAGATCCGCGCCGGGTGACGACGCTGGACGACCACGATCTACTGTATGCCAGTCCTCAGGCGATCGGCGCGCTGCACTTTATGCTGGATCGGCCTGTCGAGCCGTTCGATTGGGCGTCGTCGCCCGCCGCACCGCCGATCGACAAGCTGGAGCGGCTGGTCGATCACTGCCGCGCTCAGGACTGGGATCTGATCTATGTCAACCTGACGCCGCCCGATATGCAGCGGCTGGGCCTGCACGCCGTGCGAGCGATCCTGCCCGGCTTTCAGCCGATCCACTTCGGCTGGAAAGAGCCGCGCCTCGGCGGGGAGCGGCTCTACGATCTGCCGTATCGGCTGGGCCTGACCAGCGCCAGAGTCACGATCGACCAGCTCAACGACGATCCACATCCTTTAGCGTGA
- a CDS encoding rRNA adenine N-6-methyltransferase family protein, whose protein sequence is MALKKEPTWLDRTLVFGRNFFKHPKMLGSAIPSSRFLINRLLRRVDWSIAQVIVEYGPGVGVFTTEILRRMRADATLVVFETNGEFVEFLRRTIDDPRLHVIHGSAAEITTVLDQLGLTHADYIISGIPYSTMPAEVRSAILEASHAVLSPRGAFLVYQFSSAAGPYLQQVFKQVDRDFEPLNILPARLFYCRG, encoded by the coding sequence GTGGCGTTGAAGAAAGAGCCAACCTGGCTTGACCGCACGCTGGTCTTTGGCCGCAACTTTTTCAAGCATCCCAAGATGCTCGGCTCGGCGATCCCAAGCTCGCGCTTTTTGATCAATCGTCTGCTGCGGCGTGTCGACTGGAGCATCGCCCAGGTGATTGTGGAGTACGGCCCCGGCGTCGGCGTGTTCACCACCGAGATCCTGCGTCGCATGCGCGCCGACGCGACGCTGGTGGTCTTCGAGACGAACGGCGAGTTTGTCGAGTTCTTGCGGCGCACGATCGACGATCCGCGCCTGCACGTGATCCACGGCTCGGCGGCTGAGATCACGACGGTGCTGGATCAGCTCGGCCTGACCCACGCCGACTACATTATTTCGGGGATTCCCTACAGCACCATGCCCGCCGAGGTGCGATCGGCGATTCTCGAGGCGTCTCATGCCGTGCTTAGCCCACGCGGCGCGTTTCTGGTCTATCAGTTTTCCAGCGCGGCGGGGCCATACTTGCAGCAGGTCTTCAAGCAGGTCGATCGTGACTTCGAGCCGCTGAATATTCTTCCGGCGAGGCTCTTCTACTGCCGGGGCTAA
- a CDS encoding PQQ-dependent sugar dehydrogenase has protein sequence MIRCLALVLLMLTACGSAANTTASPPAQTTTTAGQSAPAQATTAAGQSTPATPADVPDPAEAEQEPLPDGVRVQPIAGEQQGVSFPVAIAFLPDGRWLVTEKGGYGGPTEAQIHLFDRGGQKQAQPFATLEVDSTFERGLLGITADPQFAENHYVYVYYSKPGEPVVNTTLRYTERDGIGTEPTVIFEAPVLTGAGNHNGGNLHFGPDGKLYISIGENARPAFSQDPQSPYGKILRLNPDGSVPEDNPFAPAPTWAYGLRNPFDFTFDAQTGNLWATDNGPGCDDELNLIGKGQNYGWGPGNQCGRVREGSVGPLLRWSDPEAVTGVIVYTGDAIAAWKDSLLICAYSGGALYRARLTPDRRGVADVKRVALPEGIGCGTDIEVAQDGSIYMNEPPNIYHISGGG, from the coding sequence ATGATCCGATGCCTGGCTCTTGTGCTGCTCATGCTGACAGCCTGCGGCAGCGCTGCCAACACCACCGCCTCGCCGCCAGCGCAGACAACGACAACAGCCGGTCAATCCGCGCCAGCTCAGGCGACGACAGCAGCCGGTCAATCCACACCAGCCACTCCGGCAGATGTGCCCGATCCGGCAGAGGCCGAGCAGGAGCCGCTTCCCGACGGCGTGCGCGTGCAGCCGATCGCGGGCGAGCAGCAGGGCGTTTCCTTTCCGGTCGCCATCGCGTTCCTGCCGGATGGACGCTGGCTCGTCACCGAGAAGGGCGGCTATGGCGGGCCGACCGAGGCGCAGATCCATCTGTTCGATCGCGGCGGCCAGAAGCAGGCGCAGCCATTCGCGACGCTAGAGGTCGATAGCACCTTCGAGCGCGGCCTGCTGGGTATTACTGCCGATCCGCAGTTTGCCGAAAACCATTATGTCTACGTGTACTACTCGAAGCCCGGAGAGCCCGTGGTGAATACTACGCTGCGCTACACCGAGCGCGACGGCATCGGGACGGAGCCGACAGTGATCTTTGAAGCGCCGGTGCTGACGGGCGCGGGCAACCACAACGGCGGCAATCTACACTTCGGACCTGACGGCAAGCTGTATATCAGCATCGGCGAGAACGCACGACCGGCCTTCTCGCAAGATCCACAGTCGCCGTACGGTAAAATCCTGCGCCTCAATCCCGATGGCTCCGTGCCGGAGGATAATCCGTTCGCGCCCGCGCCGACCTGGGCCTATGGCCTGCGAAACCCGTTCGATTTCACCTTCGACGCGCAGACCGGCAACCTGTGGGCCACCGACAATGGTCCCGGCTGCGATGACGAGCTGAATCTGATCGGCAAGGGCCAGAACTACGGCTGGGGGCCAGGTAATCAGTGCGGCAGAGTCCGCGAAGGCTCGGTCGGGCCGCTGCTACGCTGGAGCGATCCTGAGGCAGTGACAGGCGTGATCGTTTATACTGGCGATGCGATTGCAGCCTGGAAAGATAGCCTGCTGATCTGCGCCTACAGCGGCGGCGCGCTCTATCGCGCGCGGCTCACGCCCGACCGAAGAGGCGTCGCGGATGTTAAGCGCGTGGCACTGCCGGAAGGCATCGGCTGCGGCACCGACATCGAGGTTGCGCAGGACGGCTCGATCTACATGAATGAGCCGCCAAACATCTACCACATTAGTGGCGGCGGCTGA
- the holB gene encoding DNA polymerase III subunit delta', translated as MATQDTNWGIVGHEWAVEYLRRSLLNGRGAHAYLFAGPDSIGKALLAQRLAQALVCETGGPDACLTCRGCRRAAKGNHPDVRGISLAMQAASDKADAARSKVLRIETIREWQRDIDLRPFEASRRVFVLDDAQALNEAASNAMLKTLEEPPPYAVLILIAQGAGDLLPTIVSRCRVLRLRPLSREAVARALQERYNVAAEDAALVAAWSAGRIGWAFRAVEHPDILEQQQQRLDLLIQLGAGSRVARMRWAEERAKEYRGGEHTTAIEWLRLWQSWWRDVLLLRSGNPGAITHLDRRAELEAVGHGLSLAQVQHFLTLLDAARQQLAENVNPQLAFENVTLHIPDPKESIRAAR; from the coding sequence ATGGCTACGCAAGATACCAACTGGGGCATCGTCGGGCACGAGTGGGCGGTCGAGTACCTGCGCCGCTCGCTGCTCAATGGGCGGGGCGCGCACGCCTACCTCTTCGCCGGGCCTGACAGCATCGGCAAGGCGCTGCTGGCGCAGCGGCTGGCGCAGGCGCTGGTCTGCGAAACCGGCGGCCCCGATGCCTGCCTGACCTGCCGGGGCTGTCGGCGCGCGGCAAAGGGCAATCATCCCGATGTGCGCGGCATCTCGCTGGCGATGCAGGCCGCGAGCGACAAAGCGGATGCGGCCAGGTCGAAGGTGCTGCGGATCGAGACGATCCGCGAGTGGCAGCGCGACATCGATCTCCGTCCGTTCGAGGCCAGCCGGCGCGTCTTCGTGCTGGACGACGCGCAGGCGCTCAACGAGGCGGCATCGAACGCGATGCTCAAGACATTGGAGGAGCCGCCGCCGTACGCGGTGCTGATCCTGATCGCGCAGGGCGCTGGCGATCTGCTGCCGACGATCGTCTCGCGCTGCCGCGTGCTGCGGCTGCGTCCGCTGTCGCGGGAGGCGGTGGCGCGCGCGCTGCAAGAGCGCTACAACGTGGCCGCCGAAGATGCCGCGCTGGTCGCGGCGTGGAGCGCGGGCCGGATTGGCTGGGCCTTTCGCGCCGTCGAACATCCCGACATCCTCGAACAGCAGCAGCAGCGGCTTGACCTGCTGATCCAGCTCGGCGCAGGCTCGCGGGTGGCGCGCATGCGCTGGGCCGAGGAGCGGGCCAAGGAGTATCGCGGCGGCGAGCACACGACAGCGATCGAGTGGCTGCGGCTGTGGCAAAGCTGGTGGCGCGACGTGCTGCTGCTGCGCAGCGGCAATCCCGGCGCGATCACACATCTCGATCGGCGGGCTGAGCTTGAGGCGGTCGGGCATGGGCTGTCGCTGGCGCAGGTGCAGCACTTCCTGACGCTGCTGGACGCAGCCCGCCAACAGCTGGCCGAGAACGTTAATCCGCAGCTTGCGTTCGAGAACGTCACGCTGCATATTCCTGATCCGAAAGAGTCGATCCGCGCGGCGCGCTGA
- a CDS encoding SagB/ThcOx family dehydrogenase, which yields MFRAKYPIAWTFHRNTSRWPFGMQALPEQAVPEAPFKEYLGATLVALPEPQPPMMALGDVIAGRCSCRRFGDLPLKLADLATLLKLAYGVQNHLVLDEQECLERPVPSGGGLYALELYVLAQHVEQIAPGIYHYAALPHALEQLSPLALPPASIGDLFMGQPYVGQAGAVVVLTSVLERSLWKYADRGYRYLLLEAGHVAQNLNLVACGLGLGSLNLGGFFDANIAGVLGLDLEQEVPLYAVAVGVPGGDERNDLRQPTG from the coding sequence ATGTTTCGAGCAAAGTATCCGATTGCCTGGACCTTTCACCGGAACACGAGTCGCTGGCCGTTCGGTATGCAGGCGCTACCCGAACAGGCGGTGCCCGAAGCGCCCTTCAAAGAATATCTTGGCGCGACGCTCGTCGCGCTGCCGGAGCCGCAGCCGCCCATGATGGCGCTCGGCGATGTGATCGCGGGTCGCTGCTCGTGCCGCCGCTTCGGCGATCTGCCGCTCAAGCTCGCCGATCTTGCGACGCTGCTGAAGCTGGCTTATGGCGTTCAAAATCATCTGGTGCTGGACGAACAGGAATGTTTGGAGCGTCCGGTGCCGTCGGGCGGCGGCCTCTATGCGCTTGAGCTGTACGTGCTGGCGCAGCATGTCGAGCAGATCGCGCCGGGGATCTACCACTACGCGGCGCTGCCACACGCGCTTGAGCAGCTCAGCCCGCTGGCGCTGCCGCCAGCGTCGATCGGCGATCTGTTCATGGGCCAGCCCTACGTCGGCCAGGCTGGCGCGGTTGTGGTGCTGACCAGCGTGCTTGAGCGCTCGCTCTGGAAATACGCCGATCGTGGCTACCGCTACCTGCTGTTAGAGGCCGGACACGTCGCGCAGAATCTCAACCTTGTCGCCTGCGGCCTGGGGCTGGGCAGCCTCAACCTCGGCGGCTTCTTCGACGCCAACATCGCGGGCGTGCTTGGCCTGGACCTGGAGCAGGAGGTGCCGCTGTACGCTGTCGCGGTCGGTGTGCCCGGCGGCGACGAGCGCAACGATCTGCGTCAGCCCACGGGTTAA
- a CDS encoding DoxX family protein, producing the protein MEDLALLALRLLIGLLFIGHGAQKLLGWFGGYGIAGTGAWLESIGLRPGKQMAALAGLSEIVGGVLLVIGLLLPVAAALIGGAMLVAIVKVHGQHGLWSQNNGYEYNLVLLVLVVALALLGPGSISLASAFGINF; encoded by the coding sequence ATGGAAGATCTGGCGCTTCTGGCACTCCGATTACTGATCGGTCTGCTTTTCATCGGGCACGGAGCACAAAAGCTCCTCGGCTGGTTTGGCGGCTACGGCATTGCGGGAACCGGCGCGTGGCTGGAATCGATCGGGCTACGGCCTGGTAAGCAGATGGCGGCGCTGGCCGGGCTATCGGAGATTGTTGGCGGGGTGCTCCTGGTGATCGGGCTGCTCTTGCCCGTGGCGGCGGCGCTGATTGGCGGCGCGATGCTGGTTGCGATTGTGAAGGTTCACGGTCAGCATGGCCTGTGGAGCCAGAATAACGGCTACGAGTATAACCTCGTGCTGCTGGTGCTGGTCGTCGCGCTGGCACTGCTTGGGCCTGGCAGCATCAGCCTGGCCTCGGCCTTCGGGATCAATTTCTAA
- a CDS encoding stage 0 sporulation family protein, protein MPIVVGIRFKDSGKTYHFDPQRIPLDLGDWAIVETVRGPELGRVAKLPTEITQEQVIGELKPVLRRATEDDLHSLAHLQQYEPEALQICAEKVAEHQLPMMLIKAEYNFDGSRLTFFFTADKRVDFRALVRDLARTFRTRIELRQVGPRDEAKLLGGIGPCGRLLCCSTFLPDFARVSIKMAKDQDLPLNPSKISGVCGRLLCCLSYEHEQYLEIKAELPQRGDWVQTREGPGEVIAVNVVKENVTVQLTDGNTIDCTAAQIMDVRKRVAAEAQARNAEGITPVAATRQGPHPIIAGEEGLFDDDPDAWRVLEDLEDPEAFQPRPAPQKRNPASQPAPSRHDNPPRSAPLRPDAALGDSLQERRAQPQRQQPANRQAERPGHNGSARWTPQEHAEPHKELSIGKRHKKQAPQQRRSSPAQPPAAQAAPENQGGEQPQQPSPGRRRKRHRGRGSKS, encoded by the coding sequence ATGCCGATTGTTGTTGGAATCCGCTTCAAGGATTCAGGCAAAACATATCACTTCGATCCGCAGCGCATCCCCCTGGACCTGGGCGATTGGGCGATCGTCGAGACTGTGCGCGGGCCTGAGCTTGGTCGCGTCGCGAAGCTGCCGACGGAGATCACGCAGGAGCAAGTGATTGGCGAGCTAAAGCCGGTGCTGCGGCGGGCGACGGAAGACGACCTGCATAGTCTGGCGCATCTTCAGCAGTACGAGCCGGAGGCGCTTCAGATCTGCGCCGAGAAGGTCGCGGAGCATCAGTTGCCGATGATGCTGATCAAAGCCGAGTACAACTTCGACGGCTCGCGGCTGACCTTCTTTTTTACCGCCGATAAGCGCGTGGACTTTCGCGCGCTGGTGCGCGACCTTGCGCGGACGTTTCGCACCCGCATCGAGCTGCGTCAGGTCGGGCCGCGCGACGAGGCCAAGCTGCTTGGCGGGATCGGGCCGTGCGGGCGGCTGCTCTGCTGCTCGACGTTCCTGCCCGACTTCGCGCGCGTCTCGATCAAGATGGCGAAAGATCAGGATCTGCCGCTCAATCCCAGCAAGATCAGCGGCGTCTGCGGGCGGCTGCTCTGCTGTCTCTCCTACGAGCACGAGCAGTATCTGGAGATCAAGGCCGAGCTCCCGCAGCGCGGCGATTGGGTCCAGACGCGCGAAGGTCCCGGCGAGGTGATCGCGGTCAACGTGGTCAAGGAAAATGTGACGGTGCAGCTTACCGACGGCAACACGATCGATTGTACGGCGGCGCAGATCATGGACGTGCGCAAGCGCGTCGCCGCCGAGGCCCAGGCGCGCAACGCCGAAGGGATCACGCCCGTCGCGGCGACGCGCCAGGGACCGCATCCGATCATCGCCGGGGAAGAAGGCCTGTTCGACGACGATCCCGATGCCTGGAGGGTGCTGGAAGACCTGGAAGATCCTGAGGCATTCCAGCCCAGGCCCGCGCCCCAAAAGCGCAATCCAGCCTCGCAGCCGGCGCCGTCCAGACACGACAATCCGCCTCGGAGCGCGCCGCTGCGCCCCGATGCCGCGCTGGGCGACTCATTGCAGGAGCGGCGCGCGCAGCCACAGCGCCAGCAGCCAGCAAATCGCCAGGCTGAGCGGCCCGGACACAATGGGTCGGCCCGGTGGACGCCGCAGGAGCATGCCGAGCCACATAAAGAGCTGAGCATCGGCAAGCGGCACAAGAAACAAGCGCCTCAGCAGCGGCGCTCAAGCCCGGCCCAGCCGCCTGCCGCGCAGGCCGCGCCGGAGAATCAGGGCGGGGAGCAGCCGCAGCAGCCATCACCGGGACGCCGCCGCAAACGCCATCGCGGGCGGGGCAGCAAGAGCTAG
- a CDS encoding Uma2 family endonuclease, which yields DNAGFLVKLAHRQSFSPDAAFYVGAPSGMKFLEGAPVFAVEVRSEGDYGPAAERAIADKRADYFAAGTLVVWDVDLLSDEVVRVHRASEPERATLYRRGQEAEAEPAVPGWIFAVDALFP from the coding sequence CGGATAATGCCGGGTTTTTGGTCAAGCTCGCCCATCGACAATCGTTCAGCCCGGATGCCGCGTTTTATGTCGGCGCGCCTTCCGGCATGAAGTTTTTGGAAGGCGCGCCCGTCTTTGCCGTCGAGGTGCGCAGCGAAGGCGACTACGGTCCTGCGGCGGAGCGGGCGATAGCCGACAAGCGCGCTGATTACTTCGCCGCTGGCACGCTGGTGGTCTGGGATGTCGATCTCTTAAGCGATGAGGTCGTTCGCGTCCATCGGGCGAGCGAGCCAGAGCGAGCCACGTTGTATCGGCGCGGGCAGGAAGCGGAGGCCGAGCCTGCGGTGCCTGGATGGATCTTCGCGGTCGATGCCTTGTTTCCGTAA